A stretch of Desulfotalea psychrophila LSv54 DNA encodes these proteins:
- the gatB gene encoding Asp-tRNA(Asn)/Glu-tRNA(Gln) amidotransferase subunit GatB codes for MEFETVIGLEIHAQLKTNTKIFCACSTQYGAAPNSHTCPICLGMPGVLPVLNKKVVEYSIKMGLATGSRINQWNQFARKNYFYPDLPKGYQTSQFDLPIVEGGHIEIEVDGVSKVIGITRMHMEEDAGKLVHDDVEPVSHVDLNRTGTPLLEIVSEPDMRSPQEAYAYLKKVHAILRYLDICDGNMQEGSFRCDANISLRPMGQEKLGTRTELKNMNSFKNVQAALEYEVRRQRDLLLEGEKVIQQTLLWDPDKNRTEAMRGKEDAHDYRYFPCPDLVPIEISDEWIEEIRASLPELPEQCKARFIVDYALSEDDAVQLTSERDLALFFEEVVAAGAHPKKSANWIMTELLRELGGESIVDCRVQASQLSALLLMVDQGMISGKIAKTVFAEMMAEGTDPQLIVKEKNLLQVSDEGELLAIVDEIVAANVQQAEDFRAGKTKLMGFFVGQLMKKTKGKANPGLANELFNKALNK; via the coding sequence ATGGAATTTGAAACAGTCATCGGTCTTGAGATTCATGCTCAGTTGAAAACAAACACAAAAATATTCTGTGCTTGTTCAACCCAGTATGGGGCGGCCCCCAATAGTCACACCTGCCCGATATGCCTTGGCATGCCCGGGGTGTTGCCTGTCCTGAATAAGAAGGTTGTCGAATATTCAATAAAGATGGGTTTGGCCACGGGATCACGCATCAACCAGTGGAACCAGTTTGCCCGGAAGAATTATTTTTATCCAGATCTGCCCAAGGGATACCAGACATCGCAGTTCGATCTGCCCATTGTTGAAGGGGGCCATATCGAAATAGAGGTAGATGGGGTATCTAAGGTCATTGGTATCACCCGGATGCATATGGAAGAGGATGCCGGTAAACTGGTGCACGATGATGTGGAGCCCGTCTCCCATGTTGATCTGAACCGAACGGGTACACCGCTCCTCGAAATTGTTTCTGAGCCGGATATGCGTTCTCCTCAGGAGGCCTATGCCTATCTGAAAAAGGTACACGCTATTCTTCGCTATCTTGATATCTGTGACGGCAATATGCAGGAGGGTAGTTTTCGCTGTGATGCAAATATCTCCCTACGTCCCATGGGCCAGGAGAAGCTGGGAACCAGGACAGAGCTGAAGAATATGAACTCCTTTAAAAATGTTCAGGCTGCCTTGGAATACGAGGTGCGTCGTCAACGTGATCTCCTCCTCGAAGGGGAAAAGGTTATCCAGCAGACCCTACTGTGGGATCCGGATAAGAACAGAACGGAGGCCATGCGTGGTAAGGAAGATGCTCATGATTATAGGTATTTCCCCTGCCCTGATCTTGTGCCTATAGAGATAAGCGATGAGTGGATAGAAGAGATAAGGGCGAGTTTGCCGGAGCTTCCTGAACAGTGCAAGGCCCGCTTTATAGTGGATTATGCTCTCTCCGAGGACGATGCAGTCCAGCTTACCAGTGAACGTGATCTAGCCCTCTTTTTTGAGGAGGTTGTTGCGGCAGGTGCCCATCCTAAAAAGTCTGCAAACTGGATAATGACCGAGCTACTTCGAGAGCTTGGTGGTGAATCTATAGTTGATTGTCGTGTCCAGGCATCTCAGCTTTCTGCTCTGCTTCTGATGGTTGATCAGGGTATGATTAGCGGTAAGATTGCTAAGACAGTATTCGCTGAGATGATGGCAGAGGGAACTGATCCTCAGCTTATTGTTAAGGAAAAAAATCTTCTGCAGGTATCCGACGAGGGTGAGCTTCTTGCCATTGTTGATGAAATTGTGGCTGCGAATGTCCAGCAGGCCGAAGACTTTCGGGCCGGTAAAACTAAATTGATGGGATTTTTTGTTGGGCAGCTGATGAAAAAAACTAAGGGTAAGGCTAATCCTGGGCTTGCCAATGAGCTGTTTAATAAGGCACTCAACAAATAA
- the radC gene encoding RadC family protein: MAEKTTKENWQKRGAGHRDRLRARYFERGLDGLSDAEIIELLLSFGTPRADCKLQARALLEKYTSFARVLEASPVALQEVKGVGPKNSFAISFIHAVAARYLQLRLEGKSYLHSSTEVVEYLSYRMRGLKKEVFCVVFLDSSHGIICSEIIAEGSLTVNTVHPRELLVKALEHHAAALIISHNHPSGALLPSPQDIQLTRLLYFLCSSMQIQLLDHIIIGDGAYSFADHGLMLETQRECAKTMDILQKS, translated from the coding sequence ATGGCGGAGAAAACAACAAAAGAGAATTGGCAAAAAAGGGGAGCAGGGCATCGTGATCGTCTGCGGGCAAGGTATTTTGAGCGTGGCTTGGATGGTTTGAGTGACGCAGAAATAATAGAATTGCTCCTCTCTTTTGGTACACCTCGTGCTGACTGTAAGCTACAGGCTCGCGCACTTCTGGAAAAGTACACAAGTTTTGCCCGAGTCCTTGAGGCGAGCCCCGTCGCTTTGCAGGAGGTAAAGGGGGTTGGTCCCAAAAACAGCTTTGCCATCTCTTTTATTCATGCCGTGGCGGCCAGGTATCTGCAATTACGCCTGGAGGGAAAATCCTATCTTCACTCTTCGACTGAGGTAGTAGAGTATCTCAGCTACCGTATGCGGGGCTTGAAAAAAGAGGTCTTCTGCGTTGTCTTTCTTGATTCTTCCCATGGCATTATCTGTTCAGAGATTATTGCCGAGGGTAGTCTTACTGTAAATACCGTCCATCCTCGGGAGTTGCTTGTTAAGGCCTTGGAGCATCATGCGGCTGCCCTGATTATATCCCATAATCATCCCTCTGGTGCTCTCTTGCCGTCGCCTCAGGATATTCAATTAACCAGACTGCTCTACTTTCTCTGCTCTTCTATGCAGATTCAGCTACTTGATCATATCATCATCGGTGATGGTGCCTATAGTTTTGCCGATCATGGTCTTATGCTTGAAACGCAGAGAGAATGTGCCAAGACCATGGATATTTTACAAAAAAGCTAA
- the rdgC gene encoding recombination-associated protein RdgC produces MGLLKGSASFVRFSVEGDLPENPLDFVADRVMSFAFRDIDDTYDEYSIGWVSINNMFDAKFKFASYIVGDYVTLTLRIDERRVSPAILKKCIQKEEERIKEEKQIPKIGRAMKVEIKERIRSELLRKSVPIPSIFDVCWGMSNSTLLFFSTNKKMQAVLEDFFKESFGLMIKQQIPYVVAESLISEENQANLELITPGVFV; encoded by the coding sequence ATGGGATTGTTAAAGGGTTCTGCAAGCTTTGTGCGGTTTAGTGTTGAGGGTGATCTCCCTGAAAATCCTTTGGATTTTGTCGCTGACAGGGTTATGTCTTTTGCCTTCAGGGATATTGATGATACCTATGACGAATACTCCATTGGCTGGGTCTCTATTAATAATATGTTTGATGCTAAGTTTAAATTTGCCTCTTATATAGTGGGTGATTATGTCACCTTGACCCTGCGGATTGATGAGCGTAGGGTTTCGCCGGCAATTTTAAAAAAGTGTATTCAGAAAGAAGAAGAGCGAATTAAGGAAGAAAAGCAAATTCCTAAGATTGGCAGGGCCATGAAGGTGGAGATAAAGGAGCGGATCAGGTCAGAACTACTGCGAAAGTCTGTTCCCATTCCTTCAATCTTTGATGTTTGCTGGGGGATGTCGAATTCAACCCTATTGTTTTTTTCCACCAATAAAAAAATGCAGGCCGTACTCGAAGATTTTTTTAAAGAGAGTTTTGGTCTGATGATTAAGCAGCAGATTCCCTATGTGGTAGCTGAATCCTTGATCTCAGAGGAAAATCAGGCGAATCTTGAACTGATCACCCCGGGTGTGTTTGTTTAA
- the nadB gene encoding L-aspartate oxidase: protein MDVDFLVIGSGIAGLSFALKASKLGKVAVVTKKAKVDTATNLAQGGVAAVLSATDTFDEHIHDTHASGDGLCDKAVVKMVIENGPARVEELIELGVDFIRNEKGELDLGREGGHSQRRVAHAYDLTGHEIERALVENVANNPNIEVFENHTLVDLLMVPGQDASGQKECVGAYILDEERNVIPYRAKVTVLCTGGTGKVYLYTTNPDIATGDGIAAAYRAGASVANLEFVQFHPTCLFHHLEKNFLISEAVRGEGARLVNAEGEGFMEKYEPDMKDLATRDKVARAIDQEMKENGCDCVYLDITHKSREFLQKRFPAIFGKCLSLGIDMSKDFIPVVPAAHYFCGGVITDQEGGTSVEGLYALGETSCTGLHGGNRLASNSLLEAVVYAENLFQYCQENWQEIEKRPLPEVDAWAAGTARELREEILINHNWDIIRRIMWNYVGIVRKKSRLELAQKRIAEIRQEIEEHYKNYFVTPNMIELRNISLLAALIIRAALKRKESRGLHYMLDYPTKKDAEKRGHTFSKYLR from the coding sequence ATGGATGTTGATTTTCTTGTTATAGGAAGTGGCATTGCTGGTTTATCCTTTGCCCTTAAGGCATCAAAGTTGGGCAAGGTGGCGGTTGTTACCAAGAAGGCAAAAGTCGATACCGCGACCAACCTTGCTCAGGGTGGTGTTGCTGCTGTACTGAGTGCCACGGATACCTTTGATGAGCACATTCACGATACCCATGCATCTGGGGATGGCCTCTGTGATAAAGCTGTTGTTAAGATGGTTATTGAAAACGGTCCAGCTCGCGTAGAAGAGCTTATTGAACTCGGGGTAGATTTTATAAGAAATGAGAAGGGCGAGCTTGATCTTGGTCGAGAAGGTGGCCACTCTCAGCGTCGGGTTGCCCATGCTTACGACCTTACAGGCCATGAAATTGAACGGGCCCTGGTGGAGAATGTTGCCAACAACCCCAATATAGAGGTTTTTGAAAACCATACCTTGGTGGATCTGTTGATGGTGCCTGGTCAAGATGCCAGTGGCCAAAAAGAGTGTGTAGGCGCCTATATTCTCGACGAAGAACGTAATGTTATCCCCTACCGGGCCAAAGTGACTGTGCTCTGCACTGGTGGTACCGGCAAGGTCTATCTCTATACAACCAATCCTGATATTGCTACCGGTGATGGTATTGCCGCCGCTTACCGGGCCGGGGCCAGTGTTGCCAATCTCGAATTTGTTCAGTTTCACCCCACCTGTCTCTTCCATCATCTGGAGAAGAACTTCCTGATCTCTGAAGCTGTTCGCGGTGAGGGTGCCCGTCTGGTCAACGCTGAGGGTGAGGGCTTTATGGAGAAGTATGAGCCCGATATGAAGGATCTGGCTACCAGAGACAAGGTGGCTCGGGCCATTGATCAGGAGATGAAGGAGAATGGCTGTGACTGTGTTTACCTGGATATTACCCATAAGAGTCGTGAGTTTCTGCAAAAACGTTTCCCCGCTATCTTTGGCAAATGCCTGAGCCTTGGCATTGATATGTCAAAGGATTTTATTCCTGTCGTCCCCGCAGCCCATTATTTTTGTGGTGGGGTGATCACCGATCAAGAGGGTGGCACTTCCGTTGAAGGTCTCTATGCCCTTGGCGAAACTTCCTGTACCGGCCTGCATGGAGGCAATAGGTTGGCCAGTAACTCTCTCTTGGAGGCAGTTGTTTATGCTGAGAACCTTTTTCAGTACTGCCAGGAAAATTGGCAGGAAATTGAGAAAAGACCTCTTCCTGAGGTTGATGCCTGGGCAGCAGGAACGGCCCGTGAGTTAAGGGAAGAGATACTTATTAATCATAATTGGGATATTATCCGCCGCATTATGTGGAATTATGTGGGTATTGTTCGCAAGAAGAGCCGTCTTGAGCTTGCCCAGAAGCGCATTGCTGAAATTCGTCAGGAGATTGAAGAGCACTATAAGAACTATTTTGTAACCCCTAATATGATTGAGCTGCGTAATATAAGTTTGTTGGCAGCACTTATTATTCGGGCTGCTTTGAAGAGGAAAGAATCGCGTGGTCTGCATTATATGCTTGATTATCCTACCAAGAAAGATGCGGAGAAAAGAGGACATACCTTTTCAAAGTACCTGCGATAG
- the hemW gene encoding radical SAM family heme chaperone HemW: MSSLYLHIPFCRSKCRYCAFNSYSGQGHLFVRYIAALKRELSFLFSEYGGRPLDTVFFGGGTPTVLGAAGLVEILDHCQQLWGWSKQAEISTEANPETVSAADLILLRRGGFNRISFGVQSLSDHDLLSLGRAHSAARAIQALEDARQAGFDNINLDLMSGLHGQSLQDWRRVLTEALTLKPDHLSVYQLTPEEGTPYYDDVMAGRALVPEDDLSLAMDALTWEMCRQAGLAQYEVSNYAQSGKKCRHNVNYWLNSDSLAAGAGAVSFNGGQRARRLEDPAEYCQCVEAGHSPIVESEELDREASFRETVIVGLRMIEGIEIQSLQDRYGIDLPAYYGVVLTGLLAAGLVELAGGFLRITDQGRPLSNQILEKLV, translated from the coding sequence ATGTCATCCCTCTATTTGCATATCCCCTTCTGTCGAAGTAAGTGTCGTTACTGTGCCTTTAATAGTTATTCCGGTCAGGGTCATCTCTTTGTGCGCTATATTGCCGCCCTTAAACGGGAGCTCTCTTTCCTCTTTTCGGAGTATGGCGGACGGCCGTTGGACACTGTCTTTTTTGGTGGTGGCACGCCAACGGTTTTAGGTGCTGCCGGTCTGGTGGAGATTCTCGATCATTGCCAGCAACTCTGGGGCTGGAGCAAGCAGGCTGAGATTAGCACGGAGGCAAATCCTGAAACGGTGAGTGCCGCTGATCTTATCCTTCTGCGTAGGGGCGGTTTTAATCGAATCTCCTTTGGCGTGCAGAGTCTTTCTGATCATGATCTTCTCTCCTTGGGGCGGGCTCATTCTGCAGCCAGGGCTATTCAGGCCCTGGAGGATGCTCGGCAGGCAGGATTTGATAATATTAACCTTGATCTGATGTCAGGTCTGCACGGTCAGTCCTTGCAGGATTGGCGTCGGGTGTTGACCGAGGCGCTGACTCTTAAGCCCGACCACCTCTCCGTATATCAGCTGACCCCTGAAGAGGGTACTCCCTATTATGATGATGTGATGGCGGGGCGGGCCCTTGTGCCGGAGGATGATTTGAGCCTGGCCATGGATGCTCTGACCTGGGAGATGTGCCGGCAGGCGGGACTTGCTCAGTATGAGGTGTCCAACTATGCCCAGTCCGGGAAAAAATGCCGACATAATGTTAACTACTGGCTGAACAGTGACTCTCTTGCTGCGGGTGCCGGCGCGGTGAGTTTTAACGGTGGGCAGCGGGCAAGACGTCTTGAGGATCCGGCAGAGTATTGTCAATGTGTCGAGGCAGGTCACTCTCCCATTGTTGAGAGTGAGGAGCTGGACCGCGAGGCCTCTTTCCGGGAAACGGTTATTGTCGGCCTGCGTATGATCGAGGGTATTGAAATCCAATCCCTTCAGGACAGATATGGAATAGATCTGCCAGCCTATTATGGAGTGGTACTGACAGGTCTGTTGGCGGCGGGCCTTGTTGAGCTGGCCGGTGGTTTTTTACGTATCACAGACCAGGGCCGGCCACTCTCCAATCAAATACTTGAAAAACTTGTTTAG
- a CDS encoding sigma-54-dependent Fis family transcriptional regulator has protein sequence MPEHNNIETQLQDLAALYEITKNLASSLELRDCLEKTMETLATMKDMENGTVTIVNPNTGKLEIEVAYGVSSEGKERGKYQIGEGITGRVVATGEPIIVPHIAEEPLFLNRTKSRGNIQEHKRSFLCVPIKNGKQVIGALSIDRIYADGISQQANTDLQFLTVLSGLIAQTATRIQKVNQEKDELQSENQKLKRELSEKNRINDIIGNSSRMQDVYDMMHRIVDSNATVLLRGESGTGKTLVAKALHYNSKHKNSPFIVVNCSALPETLLESELFGHEKDAFIGATEDKIGRFAQAEGGTLFLDEIGEISQSVQTKLLHVVQERTFQRLGSNKLIDCDVRLIAATNKDLEKAVADKQFREDLYYRLNVFPIYMPPLRERRTDILLLAEFFMEKFSRENKKEIRRISTSAIDMLMQYHWPGNIRELQNCMERAVIICDDDTIKGIHLPPTLQTSDISSSASSTSLSTTVENFEKELIIEGLKKNNGNQTKTAKYLDTSLRIINYKIHQYNIDPKKYKV, from the coding sequence ATGCCTGAACATAATAATATAGAAACGCAGCTACAGGATCTTGCCGCCCTTTACGAAATAACAAAAAATCTCGCATCCTCTCTTGAACTTCGCGACTGCCTGGAAAAAACCATGGAAACCCTTGCCACCATGAAGGATATGGAGAATGGAACGGTCACCATAGTCAACCCCAATACGGGAAAACTAGAGATCGAGGTGGCCTACGGAGTCAGTTCCGAAGGTAAGGAACGAGGAAAATATCAAATAGGAGAGGGCATCACCGGCAGAGTTGTGGCCACCGGTGAGCCAATCATCGTCCCCCATATTGCCGAAGAGCCACTCTTTCTTAACAGGACCAAATCCCGAGGAAACATACAAGAGCACAAACGTTCCTTCCTCTGCGTACCTATAAAAAACGGTAAGCAAGTCATTGGCGCCCTCAGCATAGATCGCATCTATGCCGATGGCATTAGCCAACAGGCTAACACAGACCTTCAATTCCTGACGGTACTCAGTGGCCTTATTGCCCAAACAGCCACCCGAATCCAGAAAGTAAATCAGGAAAAAGACGAGCTGCAAAGCGAAAACCAAAAGCTGAAACGAGAACTCTCAGAAAAGAACCGCATCAACGACATTATCGGCAACTCCAGCCGGATGCAGGATGTTTACGATATGATGCACCGGATCGTAGACTCCAATGCCACCGTCCTCCTTCGTGGCGAATCGGGTACCGGGAAAACCCTGGTGGCCAAGGCCCTCCACTACAACAGCAAACACAAGAACAGCCCCTTTATCGTGGTCAACTGCTCGGCCCTACCGGAAACCCTGCTTGAAAGCGAACTCTTTGGCCATGAAAAAGATGCCTTCATCGGAGCCACGGAAGACAAGATCGGCAGGTTTGCACAAGCCGAGGGCGGCACCCTCTTCCTCGATGAAATCGGTGAAATAAGCCAATCTGTGCAGACAAAGCTGCTCCATGTTGTCCAAGAGAGGACCTTCCAACGCCTGGGCTCCAACAAGCTCATAGACTGCGATGTACGATTGATAGCGGCCACCAACAAGGATCTTGAAAAGGCCGTTGCCGACAAGCAGTTCCGCGAAGACCTCTACTATAGACTCAATGTCTTCCCTATATATATGCCGCCTCTGCGTGAGCGCAGAACCGATATCCTCCTCCTGGCAGAATTTTTCATGGAAAAATTTTCCCGGGAAAACAAAAAAGAGATCCGCAGGATATCTACCTCAGCAATCGACATGCTTATGCAGTATCACTGGCCGGGAAATATCCGGGAACTACAAAACTGCATGGAACGGGCGGTAATCATCTGTGACGATGACACCATTAAGGGCATCCACCTGCCACCAACCCTGCAAACCTCTGACATCAGCAGCAGCGCCAGCTCAACCTCGCTTTCCACTACGGTGGAAAACTTTGAAAAAGAGCTTATTATCGAGGGATTGAAAAAAAATAACGGCAACCAAACCAAAACGGCAAAGTACCTCGACACCAGCCTGCGAATCATTAACTACAAGATCCATCAGTACAATATTGATCCCAAAAAGTATAAGGTGTGA